The Clostridia bacterium region ATTCTGACTTAAGGATTGACTTTCCTGTTGTGCCAAGGAAGCCATAATGGTTATCATGATTTCTCCCTTGGCATCCAGTGTATTGATATTCTCCTTTTCAAAATAAACAGCTACATTTTTCTCCTTAGAATTATGACACAAGGGGACGGTCCTTCTGTGTCGTATATAATAGCAAACACGTACGGAACATATATATAGAAGGACCGTTCATGCAATGAATATTCGGAGATAACTATGACTCACTACATTCCGAAAATACCAAGCTTTCCTCGAACTCGCTGGCGCTCAAACAGGGAAAGCTAAACTGGTGTTTTCTGCATTCCATTCGTCAAGTTATTTTAGCCGAATATTCATAAGCAACTCACTAACCTTCTATATATATGTTCCTGTGAGGAGGATAAACTAAAACTTTGTAGAGGGTATTATATGTACCCGGTACTGCTGAAACTATGAGTATGCACAAGTTCCTGTCAGGTAGTTTAACGTGAACTTTGTCTAGGAGGTGAGGTATGAAGCAGTTAGTTCAGTATTTTAAGGATGGAGAAATAGTGATGGAGGATGTGCCTGCACCTGTTATAAGGGAGGGGGGTATCCTAGTTCAGACCATGTATTCAGCCATAAGTCCTGGCACTGAAAAGATGATGGTGGAGCTGGGAAAGAAAAATTATTTGGGGAAAGCGGTTCAGAGGCCGGATATTGCCAAGCAGGTAATGGATAAAGTAAAAAATGAAGGGATTGTAAGCACCTATAAAAATGTGATGAACAGGATGGATGCACCTGTTACTATGGGGTACAGCTGTGCCGGCAGGGTGATAGGTGTGGGGACGGGTGTATCTGATGTAGAGGTAGGGGACTATGTAGCATGCGCCGGGGTGGGCTATGCGAATCATGCCCAGATAAACTTTGTACCCCAGAATTTATTTGTTAAGGTGCAAGACCAGCAAAAGATTGAGCAGATGGCGTATGTTGCACTGGGAGCAATCGGGATACATTCTGTTAGGCAGGCGGAGGTACAGTTAGGTGAAACGGTGGCTGTCATAGGGTTGGGGCTAGTTGGACAGATAACAGGCCAGGTGCTGAAAGCAGCAGGTTGTAGGGTGGTAGGTATAGATATAGATCCCTATAAGGTGGATGTAGCCGTTAAAGGTGGAATAGACAAAGGGATTGTTTTAGGCAAAGGGGATTCGATTAAGGGTATAATGGGCTTTACGCAAGGATTGGGGGTTGACAAGATAATAATAACAGCCTCTGCCCAGGATAACGGGCCGGTTGAACTGGCTGCACAAATAGCCAGGGATAGGGCCACGATAGTTATGGTAGGCGTTACATCCATGAATTTGCCCAGGGATCCCTATTATAAGAAAGAGCTGAATTTTGTGTTTTCCCGATCATACGGACCGGGCAGATATGATTATTCATATGAGCACAAAGGCATAGATTATCCCATAGGCTATGTTAGATGGACAGAAGGCAGAAATATGCAGGAGTTTGTAAGGCTTGTACAGCAAGGGGATTTAGACCTTAAATCCATTACTACCCATGTTTTGGATTTTGAGGATGCACGGCAGGCATACCAGTTGTTAAATGAGGTCCATATAGGCATATTGTTAAAGTATCAATGTGAACAAGCAGGAAAAGAAGATTGTATAATAATGGACACAAAGGTGAACTTCGATAGAAATACAGAATATATTGGAATAGGACTTATAGGGGCCGGAAATTTTACTCAATCCATATTGATGCCTAACTTTAAAAAAATAGACGGAATAAGATGGATAGGAGTGGCATCAGCAGGCGGATTGACTGCAAAGAGCATGGCCGATAAATATGGTTTTGAGTATGCTACAACTGATTATATGAAGATAATAGAGGATAAAAGTATAGACCTTTGTATAATAACTTGTCCCCACAATTTGCATTACCAGATGGTAAAAAATGCAGTTATCAACGGTAAACACGTATATGTTGAAAAGCCTTTGTGTATACACAGATGGTAGTTGGAGGATCTGAGAGATCTATTGAAACGGTATCCCAGGGTTTCAATAATGACGGGATTTAACCGTAGATTTTCTTCACACATTCAAAAGATTAAGGAATATTTTAAAGATAATGTATGCCCATATATGATAAATTATCAGATAAATTCCAAAGAGATATCAAAGGACGGATGGCTTAATGATACTGAATTGAGCGGCGGCAGAATAGTAGGAGAAATATGCCATTTCGTAGATTTGATTCAGTTTATCATAGGACATCAACCTGTACAGATATTTGCACAAAAGATAGCTGCAAATCGTAAAGATATACAGGACGAGAATAATATAGCTGTTTTGATGAGTTATCGGGACGGTTCAGTTGCAAGCGTACAATATACTACTATGGGTAATAGTTCATACCCTAAAGAGAGGATACAGATTTTTTCTAATGGTATAGCAATAAATAGTGATAACTTTAAAAATACATCAATTTATGGGAAAAAGACAAAGAAGATAAAAACATTCAATATTGATAAAGGATTTTTAGATCTATATTCATCATATATCGAATATTTAAAGGGTAAGAAAGACATTCCCATCACACAGCAAGAGATATTCAGCAGCATGGATACTACTTTTGATATCAGGAAATATGTTACCGGTGCCAAAGATTAGAATATGCGATTGAACGCTTATATCGGGGGAAATCAAATGGAAAAGATATGTGTAATAGGATTGGGTCACATAGGCTTACCTACAGCTGTTATGTTTGCATATTGTGGATATGATGTTACCGGAGTAGATAAATCGGAAGATGTGCGCCAACAGATAAAAGATAAACAGATAGAGACACAAGAACCTTCTCTCAAGGATATAATCGAGAAATGTATGTGGGATGATAATTTAAAGATAAGCGATGAAGTAAAAGAGAGCGATTATTTTATTGTTGCTGTTCCTACGCCTATCAATTCAGCTAAACAGGCTGATTTAACAGCAGTTTTGGATGCTGCTCATAAGATCAGCCGTGTGTTAAAAAAGAACAATACCGTGATAATAGAATCTACCATTCCTCCCGGGTGTACGCGTAACGTAATCGTGCCTGCCCTAGAACAAAGTGGATTTAAAGCAGGCAGAGATTTTTATGTAGCCTATTGCCCTGAAAGGGTTCTTCCGAGCAATATAATAGTGGAACTGATAAACAACGATAGGCTGATAGGGGGCATAGATGTTGAATCAGCTGAAAAGGCCATGGAGTTATATCGTGTATTTGTTAAAGGCAAAATATTTATAACAGATGACATTACAGCGGAGTTTAGTAAATTGGTAGAGAATACTTTTAGGGATGTAAACATAGCATTGACCAATGAACTTGCTATCATAGCTGATAAGATAGGTATTAATATTTGGGAAGTAATAGAGTATGCCAACAAACACCCTAGGGTGAACATGCATTTTCCGGGACCTGGGGTAGGAGGACATTGTATCCCGGTAGATCCTTGGTTTATAGTGCAGGCGGCACCTGAACAGGCGGATATAATAAGGGCTTCTCGAGATACCAATGATGGTATGCCTTTCTATATATATAAAAAAATACGGTGCATCATACCGGAAGGTAAAGTTGTACTGCTAGGATGCGCATATAAGGAGGATGTTGCAGATACAAGACATAGTCCCGGAATCAGGCTGGCCTTATATTTGTCGGGGGATGAACGGTATTCTGTAGAGATAGTGGATCCCCATGTTGCGGGATATGATAAGGATGTATATGCTGCGACATGTGATAGCCGGTTGATTGTGCTTGTCACCGGCCATAGGACGTTTAGAGAATTGGATTTTGATAGGTTGAGAAAGGTTATGTCCTATCCAAATATTATGGACACCAAGAATTTTTTCAACGGCAGTCTCTTGAGGGATAAAGGGTTCACATATTATCTGCTAGGCGATGGGCGATAAATGGACTATTTGAAGAAGACTGCTGGCACAGCAGTGATGATAATGCTCATAACTTTTTTATCCAAGGTGCTTGGATTTATAAGGGAGACTGTGATAGCTGCCTATTACGGCAGCGGATGGCACACCGATGCATATTTTGCTGCTCAAACCTGTTCATTATTTTTGGTTGGGATAATAGGGACAGGCTTGTCCACCATATTGATACCGGTTTACACAGAACACATGACTAAAAAAGGCAGTGATCATGCCAATAGGTTTGCTAGCAATGTGGCAAATATATTTTTTGTTTTATTCACCATGCTTACAGTGGCCAGCATAGTGCTGGCTCCTTATATTTTAAGGTTTTTTGCCCCGGGATTCAATGATATCACTTTGGGGGTCAGTATAAAACTTGCTAGGATTATGTTTCCTGTGCTCATATTCAATATATTATCCAGCATAGCCACTGCAGTATTACAAGCCAGAAAACGATTTATTGCACCGGCCTGTGTAGGGATTCCACTCAATGTAATTATAATAATATGTATAATTTTATTCTCCAAAAGCATAGGGATATATGCTCTGGCCTGGGCTTCTTTGGTGGCTTCTTTGGTGCAGGTTATAATACAGCTGCCTTCCCTGAACAAGGTCTTCAAGCATAGATTTATCTTCCATATATATGATAAATCTTTGCACAAACTTATCCTTATAATGTTTCCTATTATAATCGGCAACAGCATTCATCAGATAAATACAATGATAGATCAAGTGTTGGCATCCTCCTTGGAGGGTGGAAGTGTTTCAGCTATAAATTATTCTGAGATCCTGATAGGGTTTGCCACAGGTATTTTTATAATGAGCATATCCACTGTGCTATATCCTTCTTTCTCTGAAATGTCTGCAAAGGGAGAACACCGATCGTTGAGCAGCATGATTGAAAACGGCATAATATTGATGTTTGTTGTTATGGTGCCTGTTGCAGCTATCATGATGATGATGGGAAAGGATATTGTGCAATTAGTGTTTGAAAGAGGGGCTTTTGATGCTGATGCCACATTTTTAACTGCGGTGGCTTTTCGATATTATGCTCCTTCGGTGGCAGTATACGGGGCTAGGGAGATATTAAACAGGGCTTTTTATTCGTTAAAATATACAAAGCTGCCTGTAATATGTGGAGCTTCAAGTGTGGGGGTAAATATAGTTTTGAACATAATTTTGGTGAAATATATGGGGGTGGCAGGGTTAGGTCTGGCAACCTCTATATCAGTATTTATAAATATGGTTTTGCTCATGTACTTTTTAAAGGGGAAACTTTCCTATTTGAATGTAGGTTATATATTGATCGAAACATGTAAAATTTTGCTAGCCCTTGTTGTGATGTGTATTACAGCCTGTTTGTTTAGATATTATATACCACCAGTGAATTTTTATTTGCGTTTTATAGTTAGTCTTTTGGTATGTATAGCATCTTATCTGTCTATACTGGTATTGACAAAGTTTCAACAATTTAATTTTTTAAAAAATAAGCGGTAACAAAATATTCTCACCCCTCAAAGTGATATTACATAGTATAGATTGAGGGGGTTTTTATATGGATAAGATAAAAATAGGCGATATAGTGATGCGTAAGTCATATAAAGGAGACGTTCTTTTTAAGGTAAGTGAGATAATAAGACAACGCAATAAAGAAGATATTTTGATATTAAAAGGGTTGGATTATAGATTGATTGCAGATGCTCCTGTATCAGATGTTGAAAAGACCAAGAAGGAAT contains the following coding sequences:
- a CDS encoding Gfo/Idh/MocA family oxidoreductase, giving the protein MKQLVQYFKDGEIVMEDVPAPVIREGGILVQTMYSAISPGTEKMMVELGKKNYLGKAVQRPDIAKQVMDKVKNEGIVSTYKNVMNRMDAPVTMGYSCAGRVIGVGTGVSDVEVGDYVACAGVGYANHAQINFVPQNLFVKVQDQQKIEQMAYVALGAIGIHSVRQAEVQLGETVAVIGLGLVGQITGQVLKAAGCRVVGIDIDPYKVDVAVKGGIDKGIVLGKGDSIKGIMGFTQGLGVDKIIITASAQDNGPVELAAQIARDRATIVMVGVTSMNLPRDPYYKKELNFVFSRSYGPGRYDYSYEHKGIDYPIGYVRWTEGRNMQEFVRLVQQGDLDLKSITTHVLDFEDARQAYQLLNEVHIGILLKYQCEQAGKEDCIIMDTKVNFDRNTEYIGIGLIGAGNFTQSILMPNFKKIDGIRWIGVASAGGLTAKSMADKYGFEYATTDYMKIIEDKSIDLCIITCPHNLHYQMVKNAVINGKHVYVEKPLCIHRW
- a CDS encoding recombinase family protein — its product is MRHRRTVPLCHNSKEKNVAVYFEKENINTLDAKGEIMITIMASLAQQESQSLSQN
- a CDS encoding nucleotide sugar dehydrogenase, yielding MEKICVIGLGHIGLPTAVMFAYCGYDVTGVDKSEDVRQQIKDKQIETQEPSLKDIIEKCMWDDNLKISDEVKESDYFIVAVPTPINSAKQADLTAVLDAAHKISRVLKKNNTVIIESTIPPGCTRNVIVPALEQSGFKAGRDFYVAYCPERVLPSNIIVELINNDRLIGGIDVESAEKAMELYRVFVKGKIFITDDITAEFSKLVENTFRDVNIALTNELAIIADKIGINIWEVIEYANKHPRVNMHFPGPGVGGHCIPVDPWFIVQAAPEQADIIRASRDTNDGMPFYIYKKIRCIIPEGKVVLLGCAYKEDVADTRHSPGIRLALYLSGDERYSVEIVDPHVAGYDKDVYAATCDSRLIVLVTGHRTFRELDFDRLRKVMSYPNIMDTKNFFNGSLLRDKGFTYYLLGDGR
- a CDS encoding Gfo/Idh/MocA family oxidoreductase, producing MKRYPRVSIMTGFNRRFSSHIQKIKEYFKDNVCPYMINYQINSKEISKDGWLNDTELSGGRIVGEICHFVDLIQFIIGHQPVQIFAQKIAANRKDIQDENNIAVLMSYRDGSVASVQYTTMGNSSYPKERIQIFSNGIAINSDNFKNTSIYGKKTKKIKTFNIDKGFLDLYSSYIEYLKGKKDIPITQQEIFSSMDTTFDIRKYVTGAKD
- the murJ gene encoding murein biosynthesis integral membrane protein MurJ, with protein sequence MDYLKKTAGTAVMIMLITFLSKVLGFIRETVIAAYYGSGWHTDAYFAAQTCSLFLVGIIGTGLSTILIPVYTEHMTKKGSDHANRFASNVANIFFVLFTMLTVASIVLAPYILRFFAPGFNDITLGVSIKLARIMFPVLIFNILSSIATAVLQARKRFIAPACVGIPLNVIIIICIILFSKSIGIYALAWASLVASLVQVIIQLPSLNKVFKHRFIFHIYDKSLHKLILIMFPIIIGNSIHQINTMIDQVLASSLEGGSVSAINYSEILIGFATGIFIMSISTVLYPSFSEMSAKGEHRSLSSMIENGIILMFVVMVPVAAIMMMMGKDIVQLVFERGAFDADATFLTAVAFRYYAPSVAVYGAREILNRAFYSLKYTKLPVICGASSVGVNIVLNIILVKYMGVAGLGLATSISVFINMVLLMYFLKGKLSYLNVGYILIETCKILLALVVMCITACLFRYYIPPVNFYLRFIVSLLVCIASYLSILVLTKFQQFNFLKNKR